A single window of Selenomonas sputigena DNA harbors:
- the moaA gene encoding GTP 3',8-cyclase MoaA — translation MLDFYRRKIEYVRISVTDRCNLRCRYCMPADGVEKLSHADILSFEEIVRVVRALAQLGIRKVRLTGGEPLLRRGIVDLVREIKAVEGIERVALTTNGVLLAYLAEELRAAGLDGVNISLDTLAEDAFSDITRRSASLLPVVRRGMEAALVAGLKTKLNCVPLKGVNEAELVSLAALAKERPIDVRFIELMPIGMAKEAGLTGVPTAEVRRILEESFGALVPVVKETLTGPAACFRPAGFRGALGFIDALEHKFCSSCNRVRLTAEGYLKLCLALDAGLDLRTLLRTGADDAALFRKLRQVIAEKPREHRFEAAGGAGEEKRRMYQIGG, via the coding sequence ATGCTTGATTTTTATCGCCGCAAAATCGAATATGTGCGCATTTCCGTGACGGATCGCTGCAATTTGCGCTGCCGCTACTGTATGCCCGCAGATGGCGTGGAGAAGCTCTCCCACGCGGACATTCTGTCCTTCGAGGAGATCGTGCGTGTCGTGCGTGCTCTCGCGCAGCTCGGCATACGCAAGGTGCGTCTGACGGGCGGCGAGCCACTCCTTCGGCGCGGCATCGTCGATCTCGTGCGCGAGATCAAGGCGGTCGAGGGCATCGAGCGCGTCGCTCTGACGACGAACGGCGTTCTCCTCGCCTACCTCGCAGAGGAACTTCGCGCGGCAGGGCTTGACGGCGTGAACATCAGCCTCGATACGCTGGCAGAGGACGCTTTCTCTGACATCACGCGCCGTTCTGCCTCGCTTCTGCCCGTCGTGCGCCGGGGCATGGAGGCGGCGCTCGTCGCAGGGCTCAAGACGAAGCTCAACTGCGTGCCGCTTAAGGGAGTCAATGAGGCGGAACTTGTTTCGCTCGCTGCCCTCGCGAAGGAGCGACCGATCGACGTGCGCTTCATCGAGCTCATGCCGATCGGCATGGCGAAGGAGGCGGGGCTGACGGGCGTGCCGACCGCTGAGGTGCGCCGCATCTTGGAGGAATCTTTCGGTGCGCTCGTTCCTGTAGTCAAAGAAACGCTCACCGGTCCCGCCGCGTGCTTTCGACCGGCAGGATTTCGCGGTGCGCTCGGCTTCATCGACGCGCTGGAGCACAAGTTCTGCAGCTCGTGCAATCGCGTGCGGTTGACGGCGGAGGGCTATCTGAAGCTGTGCCTTGCGTTGGATGCGGGGCTTGACCTGCGCACACTTCTGCGCACGGGTGCGGATGACGCGGCTCTCTTCAGGAAGCTGCGGCAGGTGATTGCCGAAAAGCCGCGCGAACATCGCTTTGAAGCGGCGGGCGGCGCGGGCGAGGAGAAGCGGCGCATGTACCAGATCGGAGGGTGA
- the glp gene encoding gephyrin-like molybdotransferase Glp yields the protein MQDISLEKAQELLLREVREIPLSEAEYVPLLAALGRRLAEDCCAAFDQPPFDRSPLDGYALLAACTQGASADAPARFRVIGEECAGSFFAGKVGAGEALRLMTGAAMPEGADTVVRQEDVRVEGEEILVPYALKHHENFCFRGEDVEEGAVLAKAGDRLTAAHIAVLAGQGRKRLPCVRRARIVLASTGDELVEPGESLCPGKIYNSNLYLLAARLKEMGFEAEILGALPDDAEEIARALVSSAEPPDLVLTTGGVSVGKKDIMHDVVKELNAERLFWRVLMKPGAPAIGYTFSAAGDSRRTLGIALSGNPFAASATFELLARPVLAKLTAQDALLPMRCRAVLRGGFSKESRGRRFVRAQYAQGEVHLPEKHASGVLFSAVGCNALVDIPVGSPPLAAGAEVDVILL from the coding sequence ATGCAGGACATATCATTGGAAAAGGCGCAGGAGCTTCTTTTGCGCGAGGTGCGCGAGATTCCGCTGTCGGAAGCCGAGTACGTGCCGCTTCTCGCGGCGCTCGGGCGAAGGCTTGCCGAGGACTGCTGCGCCGCCTTCGACCAGCCGCCGTTTGACCGCTCGCCGCTCGATGGCTATGCGCTCTTGGCTGCCTGTACGCAGGGGGCGTCGGCGGACGCTCCCGCGCGCTTTCGCGTCATCGGCGAGGAGTGTGCGGGCAGCTTCTTCGCCGGCAAGGTGGGCGCGGGCGAGGCGCTTCGTCTGATGACGGGCGCGGCGATGCCCGAGGGCGCGGACACCGTCGTGCGGCAGGAAGACGTGCGCGTGGAGGGCGAGGAAATTCTCGTGCCTTATGCGCTCAAGCATCACGAGAACTTCTGCTTTCGCGGGGAGGATGTGGAAGAAGGCGCCGTGCTCGCCAAGGCGGGCGATCGTCTGACGGCGGCGCACATCGCCGTCCTGGCAGGGCAGGGGAGGAAGCGTCTTCCTTGCGTGCGCCGCGCGCGCATCGTTTTGGCGAGCACGGGCGACGAGCTTGTCGAGCCGGGCGAGTCGCTCTGCCCCGGCAAGATCTACAACAGCAATCTCTACCTGCTCGCGGCAAGACTTAAGGAGATGGGCTTCGAGGCGGAAATCCTCGGTGCGCTGCCCGACGATGCGGAGGAGATTGCGCGTGCGCTCGTGAGTTCTGCCGAGCCGCCCGATCTCGTTCTGACGACGGGCGGCGTTTCCGTGGGCAAGAAGGACATCATGCACGACGTCGTCAAGGAACTTAATGCCGAGCGTCTTTTCTGGCGCGTTCTGATGAAGCCCGGAGCACCTGCGATCGGCTATACGTTTTCGGCGGCGGGCGACTCGCGCCGCACGCTCGGCATCGCCCTGTCGGGCAATCCGTTCGCCGCTTCGGCGACGTTTGAGCTTCTCGCGCGTCCCGTGCTCGCCAAATTGACGGCGCAAGACGCGCTCTTGCCGATGCGCTGCCGCGCCGTCTTGCGGGGCGGCTTTTCCAAGGAGAGCCGCGGCAGACGCTTCGTGCGAGCGCAGTATGCGCAGGGCGAGGTGCATCTGCCCGAGAAGCATGCTTCCGGCGTGCTCTTCTCCGCCGTCGGCTGCAACGCGCTCGTCGATATTCCTGTCGGCTCGCCGCCCCTTGCTGCGGGTGCGGAGGTCGATGTCATCTTGTTGTGA
- a CDS encoding molybdopterin-binding protein, which yields MQEIAVEDAVGQILCHDITEIVRGVRKGARFCKGHVVEAADIPVLLSLGKEHLYVWENDGTLLHENEAAEILRGFCQNEGMEASEPKEGKIELRALHDGVFAVDVERFHRLNDFDDIMVACAPQYMAVKKGDLLAGMRVIPLAVKKDLMEEAARAVGDEPIFRLLPYRSLKVGVVTTGSEVAHGRIKDTFTPVLDAKLRGFGLSVNEHRISDDALEHTQAAIEELLDRGMDMVLCTGGMSVDPDDRTPAAIRAAGAEVVTYGAPVLPGAMFLLAYAERDGRTVPVLGLPGCVMYSAATIFDIVLPRILAGERVTRREIRRLGLGGLCLACETCHYPRCTFGKWE from the coding sequence ATGCAGGAAATCGCCGTGGAAGATGCGGTCGGGCAGATCCTCTGTCACGACATCACGGAGATCGTGCGTGGCGTGAGGAAGGGCGCACGCTTTTGCAAGGGGCATGTCGTCGAGGCGGCGGACATACCCGTGCTGCTCTCTTTGGGCAAGGAGCATCTCTACGTCTGGGAAAACGACGGCACGCTTCTGCACGAGAACGAAGCGGCGGAGATCCTGCGCGGCTTCTGTCAGAACGAGGGAATGGAAGCCTCTGAGCCGAAGGAGGGCAAGATCGAGCTTCGGGCGCTTCATGACGGCGTATTTGCCGTCGATGTCGAGCGCTTCCATCGGCTCAACGATTTCGATGACATCATGGTGGCTTGTGCGCCGCAGTACATGGCGGTCAAGAAGGGCGATTTACTCGCAGGGATGCGTGTGATTCCGCTCGCCGTGAAGAAGGATTTGATGGAAGAGGCGGCGCGAGCCGTCGGCGATGAGCCGATCTTTCGGCTTCTGCCGTACCGCTCGCTGAAGGTCGGCGTCGTGACGACGGGATCGGAGGTCGCGCACGGCAGGATCAAGGACACGTTCACGCCTGTCCTTGACGCGAAGCTTCGCGGCTTCGGGCTTTCGGTCAACGAGCACCGCATTTCTGACGACGCCTTGGAGCACACGCAGGCGGCGATTGAGGAGCTTCTTGATCGCGGCATGGACATGGTGCTGTGCACGGGCGGCATGAGCGTCGATCCCGACGACCGCACGCCCGCCGCGATCCGCGCTGCGGGTGCGGAGGTCGTGACGTACGGCGCTCCCGTCCTGCCCGGTGCGATGTTCCTGCTCGCCTATGCCGAGCGCGACGGGCGCACGGTGCCCGTGCTCGGCCTGCCGGGCTGCGTCATGTACAGTGCGGCGACGATCTTCGACATCGTGCTGCCGCGCATCTTGGCGGGCGAGCGCGTGACGCGCCGCGAGATCCGCCGCCTTGGACTCGGCGGGCTGTGTCTCGCGTGCGAGACGTGCCACTATCCGCGCTGCACCTTCGGCAAGTGGGAGTAG
- the narI gene encoding respiratory nitrate reductase subunit gamma encodes MNEFFWGVLPYIAFTVLIGGTIARYVLMERGWTTKSSEFLSKNDLKIAGPMFHLGLFMALGGHIIGVLIPKVCTEAAGINEHLYHIIALAGGIPAGILFFLGFLLLLKRRFLGKDYMQVNTSCMDRWLYLVLFLAILTGCAGTLSNALGGFAFDYRATISPWFRSLLAFSPDVSLMEGVPFVFRAHMLLWMVTAILFPFTRLVHCLSFPFLYLTRSPIVYRRKESRS; translated from the coding sequence ATGAATGAGTTCTTTTGGGGCGTACTGCCCTACATCGCTTTCACCGTGCTCATAGGCGGCACGATAGCGCGCTACGTCTTGATGGAGCGCGGTTGGACGACGAAATCGAGCGAATTTCTCTCGAAGAATGATTTGAAGATTGCAGGTCCGATGTTCCACCTCGGCCTCTTCATGGCCTTGGGCGGTCACATCATCGGCGTGCTCATCCCAAAGGTCTGCACGGAGGCGGCGGGAATCAACGAGCATCTCTATCACATCATCGCGCTGGCGGGCGGCATACCGGCGGGCATCCTGTTTTTCCTCGGCTTCCTGCTGCTCTTGAAGCGCCGCTTTCTGGGCAAAGACTACATGCAGGTCAACACGTCGTGCATGGATCGTTGGCTCTACCTCGTGCTCTTCCTCGCCATCCTGACGGGCTGCGCGGGGACGCTGTCGAACGCCCTGGGCGGCTTCGCTTTTGACTACCGCGCGACGATTTCGCCGTGGTTCCGCTCGCTCCTTGCGTTCTCTCCCGACGTTTCGCTGATGGAGGGCGTGCCGTTCGTGTTCCGCGCGCACATGCTGCTGTGGATGGTGACGGCGATCCTCTTTCCGTTCACGCGCCTCGTGCATTGTCTGAGCTTCCCGTTCCTCTATCTGACGCGCAGCCCCATCGTCTATCGCAGGAAGGAGAGCCGTTCGTGA
- the narJ gene encoding nitrate reductase molybdenum cofactor assembly chaperone has translation MEEYKKLLKLAAYLLEYPSEAWWQDFDACRAAAAEIETKQAREVLEELFDYAQELGNKAYEEQYVRSFEFSPNTNLYLTTQDRTDFGKQASEMHVYKQLFLKNGFDTQNELPDYLPALLELAAALPEEKAAEVFRTMKDKLKLLRDRFIEAKLAYAFLLDVVLMQAERWEGDAA, from the coding sequence ATGGAAGAGTACAAGAAGCTGCTGAAGCTCGCGGCATATCTTTTGGAGTATCCGAGCGAGGCGTGGTGGCAGGATTTCGATGCCTGCCGCGCCGCGGCGGCAGAGATTGAAACGAAGCAGGCGCGAGAGGTCTTGGAAGAGCTTTTTGACTACGCGCAGGAGCTCGGCAATAAGGCTTACGAAGAGCAGTATGTGCGCTCTTTCGAGTTCTCGCCGAACACGAATCTTTATCTGACGACGCAGGATCGCACGGACTTCGGCAAGCAGGCGAGCGAGATGCACGTCTACAAGCAGCTGTTTCTCAAGAACGGCTTCGACACGCAGAACGAGCTTCCCGACTATTTGCCGGCGCTCTTGGAGCTTGCCGCCGCCCTGCCCGAAGAGAAGGCGGCGGAGGTCTTTCGCACGATGAAGGACAAGCTCAAGCTCCTGCGCGACCGCTTCATCGAGGCGAAGCTTGCCTATGCTTTTCTTTTGGACGTCGTGCTCATGCAGGCGGAGAGATGGGAAGGGGATGCAGCATGA
- the narH gene encoding nitrate reductase subunit beta: protein MRIKAQIAMVMNLDKCLGCHTCSITCKNVWTNREGAEYMYFNNVETKPGIGYPKNWEDQEKWKGGWKVKDGELSLASGANKAVRLLKLFYHPDQPELDDYYEPWTYDYETLIHSGRKNHQPVARPRSLITQKRMEIKWGPNWEDDLASGESARSDHNLKKLGEKIKLEFHDLFMKYLPRLCNHCLNPACVAACPSGAIYKRDEDGVVLISQDVCRGWRHCVPACPYKKIYYNWKSNKAEKCVLCYPRLENGLPTVCTDTCVGRIRYMGVIFYDMDKVEEAAKTENAAHIPASERGIFLDPHDPDVQKAAREAGISDAWIHAAERSPVDKIIRQWQIALPLHPEYRTLPMVWYIPPLSPILKHVEAEVYLPDAADMRIPLEYLAQLFAAGDVAVVKNTLARLLEMRTVMRYKETKESLPEELSLHEAEYEKMYRLLAIAKRKDRVVIPAGLQAETHERLRELQGSAGYVCPGGC from the coding sequence TTGAGGATTAAAGCTCAGATAGCGATGGTCATGAACCTTGACAAGTGCCTCGGCTGCCATACTTGCTCGATCACGTGCAAGAACGTCTGGACGAACCGCGAGGGCGCGGAGTACATGTACTTCAACAACGTCGAGACGAAGCCGGGCATCGGCTACCCGAAGAATTGGGAAGATCAGGAAAAGTGGAAGGGCGGCTGGAAGGTCAAGGACGGCGAACTTTCGCTCGCCTCCGGCGCAAACAAGGCGGTGCGCCTCCTGAAGCTCTTCTACCATCCCGATCAGCCCGAGCTTGACGACTACTACGAGCCGTGGACATACGACTACGAGACGCTGATCCATTCGGGCCGCAAGAACCATCAGCCCGTGGCGCGTCCGCGCTCTCTGATCACGCAGAAGCGCATGGAGATCAAGTGGGGGCCGAACTGGGAGGACGATCTCGCGAGCGGCGAGTCGGCGCGCAGCGATCACAATTTGAAGAAACTCGGCGAGAAGATCAAGCTGGAATTTCACGATCTCTTCATGAAGTACCTGCCGCGCCTCTGCAACCACTGTCTGAATCCCGCCTGCGTCGCTGCGTGTCCTTCGGGCGCGATCTACAAGCGCGACGAGGACGGCGTCGTCCTCATCTCGCAGGACGTCTGCCGCGGCTGGCGTCACTGCGTGCCAGCCTGTCCGTACAAGAAGATCTATTACAACTGGAAGTCGAACAAGGCGGAGAAGTGCGTCTTGTGCTATCCGCGTCTGGAAAACGGCCTCCCGACGGTCTGCACCGACACCTGCGTCGGGCGCATCCGCTACATGGGCGTGATTTTCTACGACATGGACAAGGTGGAAGAGGCGGCAAAGACGGAAAATGCCGCGCACATTCCTGCGAGCGAGCGCGGCATCTTCCTCGATCCGCACGATCCGGACGTGCAGAAGGCGGCGCGTGAGGCGGGCATTTCCGATGCGTGGATTCATGCGGCGGAGCGTTCGCCCGTCGACAAGATCATCCGTCAGTGGCAGATCGCTCTGCCGCTGCATCCCGAGTACCGCACGTTGCCGATGGTCTGGTACATCCCGCCGCTCTCGCCGATCTTGAAGCATGTGGAAGCGGAGGTCTATCTGCCCGACGCAGCGGACATGCGCATCCCGCTCGAATATCTGGCGCAGCTCTTCGCGGCGGGCGACGTCGCCGTCGTCAAGAATACGCTCGCGCGGCTCTTGGAAATGCGCACGGTCATGCGCTACAAGGAAACGAAAGAGTCGCTTCCCGAAGAGCTTTCCCTGCATGAGGCGGAGTACGAGAAGATGTACCGCTTGCTTGCCATCGCCAAGCGCAAGGATCGCGTCGTCATTCCGGCGGGACTGCAGGCGGAGACGCACGAGCGTCTGCGCGAGCTGCAGGGCAGCGCGGGCTATGTCTGCCCGGGAGGTTGCTGA
- a CDS encoding nitrate reductase subunit alpha, with protein sequence MSSIFQKFRYLIPKERTASGHQQIHEGGRDWENMYRDRWSFDKRVRSTHGVNCTGSCSWNIYVKDGLVAWENQALDYPETAPDMPDFEPRGCPRGASFSWYLYSPLRIKYPYLRSDLAELWREAKKSHKTALEAWRSIADDPAKKKRYKAARGMGGFVRSNWDEVSELIASSLLYTVEKYGPDRNFGFSVIPAKSMLSYAAGLRFMQLMGGAGLSFYDWYADLPPASPQVWGDQTDVPESSDWYNAGYIITWGSNVPLTRTPDAHFLTEVRYKGTKVVSVAPDYAESTTVADTWISLHTGSDAALAMAMGHVILKEYYIDKEVPFFVDYVRRFTDFPFLVLLDEKEDGSFLPGRFLNAKDMGRADEKHADFKFYVVDEMTERLVVPNGTMGDRWDRQAKWNLKEEDSDTGEAIKARLSVLDVKDDAVEVTLPYFGTEREEMLLKRMVPVKKIKTAAGERLVTTVYDLTMANYAIDRGLGGEAAASYEDDVPYTPHWQEKYTGVSPELAIHTAREMADNSIKTDGRTMVIMGAGINHWYNADIIYRTILNLLFFIGAEGRNGGGWAHYVGQEKLRPAEGWARVMTATDWQPAARLQNSTSFFYFGTDQWRSDEIDTQEIVAATGKPRYRHPGDYNVLAARLGWLPSYPTFNKSGQKIIDEAKAAGHEDFEDVKKFVAESLKKGELNFSAEDPDAPENFPRNLFIWRANLITSSSKGHEYFLKYLLGTKNGLFAEEKCPTRPTEIRWREEQEISQPGGAAEGKLDLLIDLDFRMAGSALYSDVVLPTATWYEKTDLSSTDMHPFVHPFQPAVDPLWEARTDWDIFRTLAEAVSRVAKEAGMKPYTDVVAVPLQHDTEGETAQPEGRIRDWKKGDCEPIPGKTMPNLVKVERDYTKVYEKWIALGPNVEKGMGAHGLSWESKEDYEEIRKRNGVIENKDFVSYGMPSIFEARQAADAVMGLSSTTKGSVAVRAWQSMEKRTGLTNLTRLAKDREIERFTFDQVAVQPRQTITTPTFTGSNRNRRYTPFTTNVEELVPFRTVTGRQCFYVDHELMQEWGEAMATYRPILENRPIEKKLGEGKEITLRYLTPHNKWSTHSMYFDSQQLLTLFRGGQTVWFNEKDAADIDVKDNDWVELYNRNGVVASRVVTSPRLPRGVVFMHHAQDRHINVPGSKISGTRGGTHNTPTHIMMKPTHMIGGYGQFSYGFNYYGPTGNQRDTYVVARKMKEVDWLED encoded by the coding sequence GTGAGCAGCATTTTCCAGAAGTTCCGTTATCTTATCCCGAAGGAGCGGACGGCGAGCGGCCACCAACAGATTCATGAGGGCGGGCGCGACTGGGAGAACATGTACCGCGACCGCTGGTCATTCGATAAGCGGGTGCGCTCGACGCACGGTGTGAACTGTACGGGGTCGTGCAGCTGGAACATCTATGTGAAGGACGGCCTCGTGGCTTGGGAGAACCAGGCACTCGACTATCCGGAGACCGCGCCCGACATGCCGGACTTCGAGCCTCGCGGCTGTCCGCGCGGCGCTTCGTTCTCGTGGTATCTCTACAGCCCGCTGCGCATCAAGTACCCGTATCTCAGGAGCGATCTCGCGGAGCTTTGGCGTGAAGCGAAGAAGAGCCATAAGACGGCACTTGAGGCATGGCGCAGCATCGCCGACGATCCCGCGAAGAAGAAGCGCTACAAGGCGGCGCGCGGCATGGGCGGCTTCGTGCGCTCGAATTGGGACGAGGTGTCGGAGCTCATCGCCTCGTCGCTTCTCTACACGGTAGAAAAGTACGGTCCGGACCGCAACTTTGGCTTTTCCGTCATTCCCGCGAAGTCTATGCTCAGCTATGCCGCAGGACTTCGCTTCATGCAGCTCATGGGCGGCGCGGGTCTTTCCTTCTACGACTGGTACGCCGATCTGCCGCCGGCAAGCCCGCAGGTCTGGGGCGACCAGACGGACGTGCCGGAGTCGAGCGATTGGTACAATGCGGGCTACATCATCACCTGGGGCTCGAACGTGCCGCTGACGCGCACGCCCGACGCACATTTCTTGACGGAGGTGCGCTACAAGGGCACGAAGGTCGTCTCCGTCGCGCCCGACTACGCGGAGTCGACGACGGTCGCCGACACGTGGATCAGCCTGCACACGGGCAGCGACGCAGCGCTCGCCATGGCGATGGGGCATGTCATCCTGAAGGAGTACTACATCGACAAGGAAGTGCCGTTCTTCGTCGACTATGTGCGCCGCTTTACGGATTTCCCGTTCCTCGTGCTCCTCGACGAGAAAGAAGACGGCAGCTTCCTGCCCGGACGCTTCCTCAACGCGAAGGATATGGGACGTGCCGACGAGAAGCACGCCGACTTCAAGTTCTACGTCGTGGATGAGATGACGGAAAGGCTCGTCGTGCCGAACGGCACGATGGGCGACCGCTGGGATCGTCAGGCGAAGTGGAACCTCAAGGAAGAGGACAGCGACACGGGCGAGGCGATCAAGGCGCGGCTTTCCGTCCTCGACGTCAAGGATGACGCGGTCGAAGTCACTCTGCCGTACTTCGGCACGGAGCGCGAGGAAATGCTCTTAAAGCGCATGGTGCCCGTAAAGAAGATCAAGACGGCGGCGGGCGAGCGCCTCGTGACGACGGTCTACGACCTGACGATGGCGAACTATGCGATCGACCGCGGCCTCGGCGGTGAGGCGGCTGCGTCCTACGAGGACGATGTGCCGTATACGCCGCATTGGCAGGAAAAGTACACGGGCGTCTCGCCCGAGCTTGCCATTCATACGGCGCGTGAGATGGCGGACAACTCGATCAAGACGGACGGCAGAACCATGGTCATCATGGGCGCGGGCATCAACCACTGGTACAACGCCGACATCATCTACCGCACGATCTTGAACCTCCTGTTCTTCATCGGTGCGGAAGGTAGGAACGGCGGCGGCTGGGCGCACTACGTCGGGCAGGAGAAACTGCGTCCGGCGGAGGGCTGGGCGCGCGTCATGACGGCGACGGACTGGCAGCCGGCGGCGCGTCTGCAGAACAGCACATCGTTCTTCTACTTCGGCACCGATCAGTGGCGGAGCGACGAGATCGACACGCAAGAGATTGTCGCGGCGACGGGCAAGCCGCGCTACCGCCACCCCGGCGACTACAACGTGCTCGCGGCACGTCTCGGCTGGCTGCCATCCTACCCGACGTTCAACAAGAGCGGGCAGAAGATCATCGACGAGGCGAAGGCGGCGGGTCATGAGGACTTCGAGGACGTAAAGAAGTTCGTCGCTGAAAGCCTCAAGAAGGGCGAGCTGAACTTCTCGGCGGAAGATCCCGACGCGCCCGAGAATTTCCCTCGCAACCTCTTCATCTGGCGCGCGAACCTCATCACTTCGTCGTCGAAGGGGCACGAATACTTCCTCAAGTATCTGCTCGGCACGAAGAACGGTCTTTTCGCCGAGGAGAAGTGCCCGACGCGCCCGACGGAGATACGTTGGCGCGAGGAGCAGGAGATCAGTCAGCCCGGCGGCGCGGCCGAGGGCAAGCTCGACCTGCTCATCGACCTTGATTTCCGCATGGCCGGCTCGGCACTCTATTCCGACGTCGTGCTGCCGACGGCAACGTGGTACGAGAAGACCGACCTTTCCTCGACGGACATGCATCCGTTTGTCCATCCGTTCCAGCCTGCCGTCGATCCCTTGTGGGAGGCGCGCACGGACTGGGACATCTTCCGCACGCTCGCCGAGGCTGTCTCGCGCGTCGCCAAGGAAGCGGGCATGAAGCCGTACACGGATGTCGTCGCCGTACCTCTGCAGCACGATACGGAAGGCGAGACGGCGCAGCCCGAGGGTCGGATTCGCGACTGGAAGAAGGGCGACTGCGAGCCGATCCCGGGCAAGACGATGCCGAACCTCGTCAAGGTGGAGCGCGACTATACGAAGGTTTACGAGAAGTGGATCGCGCTCGGCCCCAACGTGGAGAAGGGCATGGGCGCACACGGCCTCTCGTGGGAGTCGAAGGAAGACTACGAGGAGATCCGAAAGCGCAACGGCGTCATTGAAAACAAGGATTTCGTTTCTTACGGCATGCCGTCGATCTTTGAGGCGCGCCAGGCCGCCGACGCCGTCATGGGGCTTTCGTCGACGACGAAAGGCTCCGTCGCCGTGCGCGCATGGCAGTCGATGGAGAAGCGCACAGGTCTTACGAATCTCACGCGGCTCGCCAAGGATCGCGAGATCGAGCGCTTCACGTTCGATCAGGTCGCCGTGCAGCCGCGCCAGACGATCACGACGCCGACGTTCACGGGCAGCAACCGCAATCGCCGCTACACGCCGTTCACGACGAACGTCGAGGAGCTCGTGCCTTTCCGCACGGTGACGGGACGCCAGTGCTTCTACGTCGATCACGAGCTCATGCAGGAGTGGGGCGAGGCGATGGCGACGTACCGCCCGATCTTGGAGAACCGCCCGATCGAGAAGAAGCTCGGCGAGGGCAAGGAAATCACGCTGCGCTATCTGACGCCGCACAACAAGTGGAGCACGCACAGCATGTACTTCGACAGCCAGCAGCTCCTGACGCTGTTCCGCGGCGGGCAGACCGTGTGGTTCAACGAGAAGGACGCCGCCGATATCGACGTCAAGGACAATGACTGGGTCGAGCTTTACAACCGCAACGGCGTCGTCGCCTCGCGCGTCGTGACCTCGCCCCGCCTGCCGCGCGGCGTCGTCTTTATGCACCACGCGCAGGATCGCCACATCAATGTGCCCGGCTCGAAGATTTCGGGCACGCGCGGCGGCACGCACAATACGCCGACGCACATCATGATGAAGCCGACGCACATGATCGGCGGCTACGGGCAGTTCAGCTACGGATTCAATTACTACGGCCCGACGGGCAATCAGCGCGATACCTACGTCGTCGCGCGCAAGATGAAGGAGGTCGATTGGCTTGAGGATTAA
- the modA gene encoding molybdate ABC transporter substrate-binding protein — MKKIALLLSCLVLFVLAGCGTAPSASDAKKDSVELQVSAAASLTDAMNELATEYAKEHPQTKLVFNFGSSGALQQAIENGGSADLFFSAAQKQMDALEKAGLLADGTRKNLLENEVVLIVPKDGGKAITSFEALATPTVSRVALGEPKGVPVGQYTEEILTKLGILDQVKTKAVYGSDVRQVLSWTETGDADCGVVYATDAAISDKVKVAAKAPAGSHKPVIYPAAILKDTKHMDEAKSFLDFVSSEKGTAILEKYGFKAAGK; from the coding sequence ATGAAAAAAATCGCCCTTCTCCTCTCGTGCCTCGTCCTCTTCGTTCTCGCGGGCTGCGGCACAGCGCCGAGCGCTTCGGACGCGAAGAAAGATTCCGTCGAGCTGCAGGTCTCCGCTGCCGCGAGCCTGACCGACGCGATGAATGAGCTGGCGACCGAGTACGCGAAGGAGCATCCTCAGACGAAGCTCGTCTTCAACTTCGGCAGCAGCGGCGCCCTGCAGCAGGCGATTGAGAACGGCGGCAGCGCCGACCTCTTCTTCTCGGCGGCGCAGAAGCAGATGGATGCGCTCGAAAAGGCGGGACTTCTCGCTGACGGCACGCGCAAGAACCTCCTCGAAAACGAAGTCGTGCTCATCGTTCCCAAGGATGGCGGCAAGGCGATCACCTCCTTTGAAGCGCTTGCGACTCCTACGGTTTCTCGCGTTGCACTCGGCGAGCCGAAGGGCGTTCCCGTCGGCCAGTACACGGAGGAAATCCTCACGAAGCTCGGCATCCTCGACCAGGTGAAGACCAAGGCGGTCTACGGCTCCGACGTGCGCCAAGTTCTCTCGTGGACGGAGACGGGCGACGCGGACTGCGGCGTCGTCTACGCGACGGACGCTGCCATTTCCGACAAGGTCAAGGTCGCAGCGAAAGCTCCGGCAGGCTCGCACAAGCCCGTCATCTATCCCGCTGCCATCTTGAAGGACACGAAGCACATGGACGAGGCGAAATCCTTCCTCGACTTCGTTTCCTCGGAAAAGGGCACGGCAATCCTTGAAAAGTACGGCTTCAAAGCCGCCGGAAAATAA